The following nucleotide sequence is from Primulina tabacum isolate GXHZ01 chromosome 2, ASM2559414v2, whole genome shotgun sequence.
ATAAAAACGAGTAATGAAACAAGGGATACTTACAGAAAAGGATCGGGCTACTCCTTCGCATAACATCTCGTTGGGGTGGAGCCCTTGCAGATGCCCCACCTCGTCAGGGCGCAAAAGGCTCCGGATCATCTTCACGAGATCCGAGCTGATATCGTCCCCAAAGATATTAGGGAGCACCCAGGGCTTTCCACCGGATGGACCCGCAGATGACCCGGTGAGTGGAGGAGATCGGATGACCTCCTCGGGTGCATCTTCTAGAACCACCATCTCCACAGCTGGCTCCGCGGTGGCTTTCCTCTTTCTATGATTCGGAGGAGCCGAGTCCTCCTCAGCAGCCTGGGAGGTGGTCTCCCCCCGAGCCGTCACCTCTGCTTCGGCCCGGTGTTCTTCAGCTTCCTGGGCCTCAGCTGCCGCCCGGGAATGCCAGAAGGCCGGGAGGAAGAAGCCTTAGTAGGTCTTTTGGAAATAGGTCGGGAGGAAACAATAGGAATGCCTATTGGGACGTGAACGGAGGTTTCAGAAGGGGTCGGGGAGTTATCCTCCGATCGACCCCTGACATTTTtaccggaggtggaggaggtggagttCGACATGACGTAAAGGGTAAATATGATGAGGGAGAAGAAAAATTTACTGGAAAAAGAAGCAAAAGTGGTAACTGGTGGCTGGAAGGACGCCGGAATAAGGACTTGCGCGCCGGAGAATTTGAGAGAAATTTGCAAGAGTATGGCCACAGAGTAAATTTGCAAATGAGTTTTCAGAAATCGGTCATCTACTATATATAGAAGGAGAATAGTGATCCTCACCGTTGATCTAAAATGAATCGGACGTACCAAATTAGCCTCGGAAATTGAGCGGCATAATTAGGCGGGATATTGAAAAGACAGGCGCATAAATCGAGGCGTCATGATCATTCATCTGCCCGGAATACATACAGATTCTGACAACTTGTCAGTAGGGGGCGCGTCATTATGACATCGCATTAATTGCCCAGGGAAACCAAACGATAAAGTACTATAAGCCCGGGTGGCGAGAGAACCCGGCATCTTATCCATAAGCCCGGGTGGCGAAAGAACCCGGCATCTTATCTATAAGCCCGGGAGACACGATGCCCCGGTACTTCATTTTAAGTTCAGGATATATTAGGTCCTGGCATTTCGATTTCATTCAGTCGGTTAGATATTTTCAGTTTACATCGATTTATTTGCAGAAGATTAAAGAAACAAAGTATAATAATTAAGATTTTATTAAGGAAATTATCGATGTCGTATTACATCCGCCGTTCTTGAGGATACATAGTCTTGCCACTCGATTATCCAATCAGTCAATTCCCGAATGTGAAGATTGGAGAAGGACTCGGAGGTTGAGATCTTGTTCAGctgatgccattccttccacAGCATCGTCTGCAACAGAACTTGGTCAGTGGCCAGGTCTGCAACTCGAGCTACTCCAAGCTCTCGCCTGTATTTCCTCGCCACTGCCTTTTGTGTACGGGTAAGGGCCAAACCGTTCTGGTGCGTGTTACTGATATCTTGAATCTTATACCAGGTAGACATGACCTTTACCTAGATATATTCTTCAATGGTCCTCTTCAAAGCCTCTATATGGGGATGTATTTCGCCTAATGCTTGAGCAGGCACACCACTGTCAGTGATTATACTGCTGCAAGCACTGGAATCACTTGAACTCAACATATTGAATTGATGATCACCTTTCGTCTCTACcatcttatttataggcaaGTGGCATTTAATATGGAAGAAGTTGAAAGGTCTCAAACCAATCAGAATGTTTTCCCATTTATTCAGGAGGAAAGTTAATCACAACCGTTGAATGAATACGTGAACGTTCAGGATGAATTTTGGAAATAGAGCTGAACAGACAAAAGGACGTGCACGAATATCAATATGTTATAGTTATCAAATTCTCGGAATATGAAACGATTTTTGGCGATATAAATATTAAGAGCATGCATCATAGTGACCCCCCGTGGGCTGCCCGAGAACACTAACCGACTGAAACATATTAGCCCGGGAAATATAAGGTCCCGGCGCCATATTCTTAGCCCAGGTTGTGAGAGAGCCCGGCGTTCTATTTTAAGCCCGGGAATATGAGGCCCCAGCACCTTATTCTAAGACCGGGATATGTGATGTCCCGGCCTTTCGGTTTGTCGATTATTCGTTATTATCTTCGACCGAGCAAAGTAAAGAACATGGATAAACTAAATAAgcgttttatttatttaagagaATTTCTGCGGATTACATCAAAATACTCTTCCTCTACAAAGAACAtccacatggtcatccactttTTTACTTCTCCAGTGGACGTCTTGAGGAAGTTAGCGGAGTCGGTGATGTCCGTCAGGATCTTCCTCTCCTTGTAAAGCATCAGCTGGTAGACGTAGTCATCTCCAAAGAGATCCACCGTCTCGGCAACGTGCAGACGTTCCCGATATTTCTCCAGCTTCGCCACCAGTCGGGGAGTGGTAGCTTCTCCGCACTCTTAGAGAAACTGCAGTCCTTGCAGCTCCTCCCAGAATCGAAGTACTTTGTGAAAGACTTCATCCACCAGCTCCATCTTTCGTTTTTCCAGAGCTGTTTTCATGAATTCCTCCGCCATATCAGGAGTCTTCGAGCTACTTGAACCTGCCATTAGATTTCTCGGATGATAATTTGCTAATACGATCCAAAAATAGAGGGGTTGCTATATATAGGAGAAAGGAGTTGATCACGACTGTTGATTTTTGAATGCATTAACGATCAGGATGAGTATTGAAGTTGTACCAAGTAGCCGAAAAGACGTACACAGATATCGGAATATCATAATGATCATCCTCGAGAATACGAAACGATTTGGATAAGGTTGAAGTTTAGGGCCCACGTCAGCAATATCCACATGTCAATACACTACTACCAGCCCGAAAAATACCAAGTGAGAAGGCGATTTTCCTGACCGGGCACACGAGAccaatcgggacagcgagtggactctagcccgactaattaaggagggagtgatgatGCCTCGGGATGTCCTGGGTCATGGATAGGCCCTGGGACTTCCCGGGCCATGGAGCATATCCATGGTTGTTGTCCGGGCCAGGATGGGATGCTCTCAGGCCGGTAGCATGACAACGGATTAATGCCCTGAGCCGTTGGACCTCCCGGGACATGATTTTCCCGAGACGTGGAATACCCGAGCTCCTATGAAATTACCCGAGAGGCATTCTGCTTcggccacctcgatatgagtgAAGCATTTAATGGCGCCACCTTGGTAAGAGCATGCAcagccgacctatctctgacaaTGACATTAATTGTTGATAAAATCAAGTGGGCTGGACATGACTAGTGTAAGATTTGACATGTTAGATTAATAGGATATAATCAGCCACTCTACTATCATTAATTGCTCAAACACAAAAAACGAGGTCATCAGTACAtcttctactataaataccaggttctttacttgcatttaatatatattgagaTATTGAATACACACTGAATACTCTCATTTATTGCTCACTCTCCAGACCAATTTCATAAGCCAccacttggctacattggttttattgTTTGAACACCCTGCTGACTTAAGTATTGGAGTgatcacgccggacacccctccggcgcccattcacgtggttactttCTTGTTCGCATATCTCTCGGATCTCTCCAGGAGGAAGTTCAATCGAGACGCCCAACTCATATTTCCTTAACTTGATTGTAAATCCGGCTGAGTACCCGACTTGACTCATCCATTTCGCCAGGGTTGCATCATCAAGCTTATTTTTTATGGAGAATTTGAGCAAACTCAAGATATcacataaataatatataaagtttctcttaaaataaattaattatactCAAAATTCATCCATCCAAATCCAAACAGAATACAAAATGAAACACTCGAACGAAGAACTGTGAAAGACTAGGTGCCATATTTGCCCCCTCTCAAATaataacattttaatttttatacatattcttttcaaataatcGAATTTAATTTCGTTTGATCGATCGAATAATCTACTGTGGCTGGCAGCCTTTTTCCATACAGCTGAGGCCTGCAAATATTTCTTCCCATCATTTATGATTCCAACCACCTTTGTGTTTCGTTGCATTAAATTTTCTGTTGGCAGTGTGACCTCACTAAATGTtaggttatatatatatatatatatatatatataatgattacaggctactggtttgattcAGAGGAGCTGACGCCAAAAGACGATTTGATGAGAGATATTCTCAAGTCTCATGCACTGTTTGGTATAGAGTGTATCGTCCTGTGGTATATCTTTTCTcaagttttataatatttgaaattgcaAAATAgctatgttatttttattttcaatttaatatcttttttttatcatttcatcaCACAGTTTAGATTACTTCTAAATTAATTCTAAGTTGTCAAAATGGAGATACAAACATAAAGTACTCTCTTGTGCATTATCTATTCTTAGTTTTAATatggaaaaattatatttcaatctTTTATATATTTACCAGTTTGCGATTTTGATAATATGTGTAATCAAATCTCAATTTTAATTTGTCATATTTGTTCTTTTTGTATATGTGATGTTGATATGGTACCAACATAACAGTCGGTACTCCTTATGAAATAGGTTCAAATTGCCAAAAAAATTACAGATACATAATTAAAACCGAAATTTGTAAAATAAGAGACCAAaatcacaaaaaaattaaatatgtaagattttAAAAATACCTTTTTAAAATTCAACTTAATTAGCTAATctgaaatttttgatttttgaCGGGCATGTCAAATTGattacaataaaatattatcactAAAATTGTTAAAACAACAATGTTTAACAATGTTAAAGATAGAAAtatgcatataaaatatatataataatgaaTTCGaccacaataaaaaaataaaaagaaattgtgagaaagagaaaaaaaaatcgatcgCACTtgcaaaaaaattattacaaaGAAAACatattcaaaacatgtcaaGTATATTGTTTTTGTTTACGGGGtgttagaatttttttattctcaATAAAAAAACGAACATCCGTGCAAACTGCGAGGCCAAATAAATATTGATAAAAACTCATGTGAGAtagtctcacgggtcatattttgtaaaacagatatcttatttgggttatccataaaaaaatattattttttatgtttagagtattattttttattgtgaatatcggtagggttgacatgtttcacagataaagattcatgaaatTATCTCACAAGTGACCTGCTCATGAATATTTATATTCTTGGAGAAAGAATAAATAATATAAGCAAAATGCATAATAaccactatttttttttttttggaaataaaaAACTCTTCCGAGTGACAAAAGGAATTACTTCTAACTCCGATCACAAAACGAAACAAAAGATTCATAAATAGTTTGGTTTGACAATACAAAATAACAAGGTTCTTGTTTACTTGATCGTATTTAATATGTAGGCAGAGTCAATACCCGAACCAACTACCCTTGCAGGGCAGTGAAAATCCATCTGCATTCATGCATTGCATCCAAGATAAACACCACAAGGCAAGGATATATGACAGGTTCGTTCTTGACTTCTTCCCTTGCTTCGCGTCCTTCACGTAAACAAACCTGTTCTTCAACATCACTACTTCGTCTCGTTCATCACTGCAAAATACTGTCACTAAGCAAAATCTTtgaaaaaaatcccaaaaaGCTAAGGTTTTAGAAGATGGATTTGAATTATAGCTTTATtctaaataatgaaataatagatTGAATCATAAATTCACAGCTTACTTATTCACACTTAGTTATACAAAAtagaatatatttcaaatatctTCATTATTGGATTAACTTAAATTCATCATAATTAACATGTAAAAAGGTGTATTTAAAGTTTAATATATTGCTTCTCTAAAActacaaaaatatatttgaaatttatagaTTTGAAATACATCAATTCAAATGCAACCTAAGGGTATTAGTAACTTGTGAACTTTGATCCACTCGTAAACCGATCGAATCACATTCCAGATGATCCTCTGCTCTATGTAGTGTTCAAATTTAGAATGGTGGATGACACCAGAAACATGTTACAGTAATTTAATTATATGCGCCTATGGAATAGCAATTTACACATCATGGATACAGTACCAGTAGGATATAAGATGGAAGAGGAAAGTTCCATCCTAAAACTGATATGGTATCATGGCAAACAGAACTAAACTGAAATGGGATCAGGACAAACATTATCCTTTATCAGGAAATCAAGACTGACCAAATTTGCGTAACAAGTCATGAGTTTGCAGGCAACAAAGTAGCAAGCTCACAAAAAAGTACCTTGACGATAATGTTTTGGTCATGCACCCTCACCCAGTACTGCACTTTTGATCCTTTCAACGGTGCATTTAATAAGGCTATTAACCGTCGCAACCGAGCCCAGAGAGAGTTTAGCTGTTGGAACAGAATCTACAAGTATCTGAAAGGCAACTGTGAGCAAAGATCCACCGGATCCAACCTCAGGAATTTCTCCTGCCTGATTGTTTGGTACATTAGGAAGTATAGCAAAACCAGACGGTAGGAGGGCCACATAATCGGGGTCGCCACCGCTTAAGACCACATTCATCGCAACAATGTCAACTGGCGCGTAAATAACATAGGATCCGGTTGAATCAGTGCAACTCTCTTGTAGTATCAGCATATTGCTTTGGCTTGAGTTTGAACTCTACATTAAGATTCATCTTGAAGTTAGGACATCCGCTTCTAGTAAATATATAGAATTGATTAACATGATTGATGAGTGGAGTGTGTTATTAATTGTAACTTACATTTACGCGCAGTAAAGAAACTGAGTTTCCTGGATCACGACCATTTGCTATGTGCGCCATTTCTTGAACAAGTCCGCCATTTGAAAGAATATCCCACTTTAATGATACAAAAGAGAGAATTTATTAAGATAATGCAGCAATCTAGATAAGCTGGATCTAAAGACAAATATGTTATGTACCCCACTAATTAGTATGCGTATGTTATAGCTAATAGAAATTATCTCACTAGTACCTCGCTTCTCGAATTCTCATCCCGCAGGAAATCAAAAACTCGTTTTGGTGGAACTGGCAGCCAAAACGAAGTTGCAGCACTAAGCACAATCCCAGGAGGTCTGCCTGGATCATCGACACTTTTTCTGGTCATGACCCGAACATCGTCAGCACCACTTCCGGACAACGTTGTCCATGTATGTGCCGTAGAAGCACCAACGCCAGTGCAAAAACTCATCACCATTCGTTCTGCTAGCTTCAGCATACTCTTTCTACCCTCTGGGGAGGATATCACTGCACCAGAGTATATAATTAGATTAAAATATCGAAAATATTATTGTACTGATGAAAACTGTCGTGCAACGATCTTTATTACGTACCCCCGGCTTCTCCAGCTGTGATGTTATTAGCCATAACACTTGCTAGTCGTTCACATTGTCGGTCAAGGGTTGCAACCCAGCGTCTTGCCCCGAATGCAAGCCCTGAGTTGACTAGTGTTTTGTATATGCTATGAACCGCTCTGTCATCCACTTCTACATGTTCAACCCATGTAACCTAGTATAAGGTTGTCCCGAATTTGAttagataaatttatttttgacataaatttCTTATTAGAATGTGAATTTGGCCATACTTTGGAGTAGCCGTTAGGCAATTCTTGAATCAAACAACCAGATGGCCTCCTTCTACATCTTGATATAGAAGTAGGTCTTAGGTTGTCCAAAGAGACATCAACTACAGCCCAAACTCCATCAGGGTGGTGTTTGCAATATCGTACGAAATAGTTTTCACGGGTCGGGACCAAAGGAGAGGGGACTTGGAACTCAGCAGTCATCTGGAATCAAATCAAATagaaaattaattaagaaaagatTACAACCTTAGGTATACAGAATATTAGAAAGTTCGCTTTAACTTATCACCACACATACCACTTGTAAAGCTCCATTGTAGTTACCAGCCACACCAGTAGATAAGATTTCCAAAGTCAATGCTCTTGAAACAATACTAGAAAACACACTTGACCATTGATTCTGCAAATCATAAATCAGGAATCAAATGATTTCCAAACCGAACAAAAATAACCTACAAAATCTGATACCAAATATAATAATGAAACCATACCGCATCCATCAGAATTTCCACCAAGTTAATGTGATTCATAATCACGACGGTCGACTCACGAGAAGCTTCAGATTTCAATCCCAAAGGCTTCGGCCCAATCCCACGAGGGAACGTCCTCATATACTCCTCTTCGTTCAAAGTCTCAGCAGAATTACCAGTGCCAGGAATCCATAAGGGCTCTCCAGTTTGAGCCATCCTGAACAACTCCTCCATTGCTGCAACAGCAAGCTCAATAATCATTGGCTTTTCAGAATCACTTGGGCCAGATACCGACCTAAGAAGATCAGCTGCTCCGTATATCTCTCCTGCAGACATGCTTGCATGTGACCCGAAATTTCCCACTGCAAGATCAAGTGAACGAGATGCTCCAGGTGACAGATGAGGATAAGTGAGCATTGGTTTTCCAACATACTTCGCGGCAATTCCTGAAATCCTATCGATCTGGAAATACATCATATTCGTAATATTTGTACAGTTTCATCAATGCctttaaacaattaaatggTTCGAATTTCCACGTAATTTAATAACAACATACCTCTTCTCTTAAGCGAGCATTTTCAATCCTAAGATGCTGTTCATCAAATGACATTTCACCGATGGCTGCCGGGCCTCCACAGTTTGGACAGGTAGCGTTGCTGAGAGCTTCTTTGTAACGTACGTTCTCCGCACGAAGCTTATCATTGTCGGATCTCAGCTGTGTGTTCTCATGGCGTTCATGTTGGGCCTGCAATTGATCCTCAAACTTTAATAACAATCAAAAACAGCAAAAACTGATATAAATGGCATCGACAACATACCAAAAAtgtgaaagaaaagaaaaggttcACATCACCTTCATTTGAGTGCGTTTGTTTTGGAACCAAAATTTAATTTGCAATGGTTCCAAAGTCAGTCGACGGCCAAGCTCTTTCCTTTGTTTATCATCAGGATGAGGGCATTCCTTAAAAAACCTGTTCAGCCAGCACGTTACAAAGCCgtaaaaaaaggaaaatgaaagattaatgtataaattaatcAAAGGTTTTAGTTGCAAAAGAAAATGGGAGCATACGATTCCATTTCCTGTATTTGGTGCTGAGTGTGGCGATGATATCtcttcttcttgggacgttgatTGGGATCTTGATCGTCACAGGAGGGGGCTTCCATTATATCAGTTCCGGATTTGCTCTCATACTCATCGTCCCGAATAAGGTCCAACTCATTTTCTGGGCTTTTATGCCCCAAGTCTAGCAAGTGATGGTGGCTATCGAACATGTTTGGCTGAAACATTTCTACTTTATAATCCGCTACGCACTGGAGGCTCCCACGAAATTAGTCTCTTTTCTATCTGACAAAAAAAATTGACTTGAAATCAGATCTGATAATTATAATTACTCTATATATTGGAGAAATGGAGAAAGGTAACAACAAACAAAAATCTGGCTAAATCTTGAAACCATTAATGATTCTATCAGGGCACCAGATCTGTTTCTTTACTCCACAACGGAAAATATACGCACATAAAAATAGCCATTAAAACTTCTTTTTCGCTAGTATTCTGAGAAGTATCTAGTGAGGaattattaattaatctttAGCCCTAGCTCTGTTACTGTAATCCGATctagaaattaatttttttttccagagAAAACAAAAGAGGGAAAGGGAATGATTGAATCTT
It contains:
- the LOC142532984 gene encoding homeobox-leucine zipper protein MERISTEM L1-like, with the protein product MFQPNMFDSHHHLLDLGHKSPENELDLIRDDEYESKSGTDIMEAPSCDDQDPNQRPKKKRYHRHTQHQIQEMESFFKECPHPDDKQRKELGRRLTLEPLQIKFWFQNKRTQMKAQHERHENTQLRSDNDKLRAENVRYKEALSNATCPNCGGPAAIGEMSFDEQHLRIENARLREEIDRISGIAAKYVGKPMLTYPHLSPGASRSLDLAVGNFGSHASMSAGEIYGAADLLRSVSGPSDSEKPMIIELAVAAMEELFRMAQTGEPLWIPGTGNSAETLNEEEYMRTFPRGIGPKPLGLKSEASRESTVVIMNHINLVEILMDANQWSSVFSSIVSRALTLEILSTGVAGNYNGALQVMTAEFQVPSPLVPTRENYFVRYCKHHPDGVWAVVDVSLDNLRPTSISRCRRRPSGCLIQELPNGYSKVTWVEHVEVDDRAVHSIYKTLVNSGLAFGARRWVATLDRQCERLASVMANNITAGEAGVISSPEGRKSMLKLAERMVMSFCTGVGASTAHTWTTLSGSGADDVRVMTRKSVDDPGRPPGIVLSAATSFWLPVPPKRVFDFLRDENSRSEWDILSNGGLVQEMAHIANGRDPGNSVSLLRVNSSNSSQSNMLILQESCTDSTGSYVIYAPVDIVAMNVVLSGGDPDYVALLPSGFAILPNVPNNQAGEIPEVGSGGSLLTVAFQILVDSVPTAKLSLGSVATVNSLIKCTVERIKSAVLGEGA